The Fusarium musae strain F31 chromosome 10, whole genome shotgun sequence DNA window GATATTTTCGCTCGCAGCTTTGATGCTGCTTCCAAAGCTGCTGTTATCGTCCGTACCCTGCACACGAACATCGAGTCTGTCATGTCGCAGCTAGGGATGCAATCGAGCCCGACGACTATGCCAGCCGTGGATCCCCTCTTGTATAATTTACCTATTCAGGGAGCAATGACGAACGCAGTTGCCAATCAGTTTGACGCGATCAGTGGAGATTTCGATCTTCTGGACATGGCGATGAACGTGGACTTTTGGGCTGATCTCGACATGCTTCTGCCAGGAACCTCGGGATCTACAACTGATACTGTTGCGGCTTAATATCTGGGCCATCATCAATCCAGACAAGCCAATTTTGCGCCTTTAACGACGTATGAGCAAATGAATCAGACAAACCAATTATCCTTGTTATACGAACTGCTCTCAACAATGGACGAATAAatactcaacaccaacgatACGAACCATCTCGACCAACAACTTCGAAATCTCACCACCCGCTTCTCCTATCGCACGTCTTAAGCTCAAAGCTTCTCAAACACAGCTACAGCCGCTTTGGCAGTCGAAGTAGCGCTAGCAGGATTCTGACCTGTGACCAAACGACCATCAACGACATGGAAATCATCCCAAATACCAGGAGCacgttcatcttcatcctatTAGTAGAGTCCATGTCAATATTGGGAGAGGGAACTTACAAGTTGCACCGAGACGAGCGGCTACTTCCTCGACCATTTCACGATCCCAGCTGCGAAGCTCGTCCATGACCTTCATCGTGTGCTCAGCCTCGGTAGTGAAGCCAGTgatcttctttcccttgatCAAAGGCTCGTTGGTGGTAGGGTCAATGAGATTGGCAAAGATGGCTGGGCCGTGACAAACAGTCGAGACAACTCCGCCGCTAGCCCAAACCTGAGCAGCGATGTTTTGGAGAGAAGATGCAGTGGGGTAGTCAATCAGAGCTGCATGTCCAGCTGAGGCGTAGAACAGACCATACTTGGATGGGTCAAGCTCAGAGGCTTTGGGCATgttgtcaagcttcttgcGGAACTCGCTGTTGGTGTCGTTCCAGATAGCGAGGTCTTCGCCATTGAGGAAGTCAGGCTGCTGAGAGAGCCAGTCGGGTGTATAAGAGCCAGTCTCTGAGGCAAGTTCGACCTCAAATCCGGCAGCTGTCAAGACCTTGTATGGATGAAGGGCTTCGCTGATGAAGAGGCCGGTGGTCTCTTTGCCGTCAAAGAGGGTGGCAGAAGCGGAagtgatgctgatgagggcacggcgaggaggagacaTCTTGCGTAAGTGTGAGTTTGTCGAGTGGAAGAGAGATGGTGTTGGCGAACACTTTTTGAAAGCTGCTGGGAGTTGTTGTTGAATTGCTGTATTGCTTGGATTGATGTTCTGTTTACTGATGGGATCATCACAATCATTTATACTCGTGGTGACTGAGTCCATGCGAGATGCTTACGAAGACCATCGCCATGCAGTCTGCGCTTACGGCTTCACATTCTGGCATTGTCTCACGATGCTGTGGCAGAAGAATGAGCCATTCCAATTGGTCAGGCTTGCATCACGACAAGCAGGCGTCCAATTCGGGATGGTGTTGAACCTGCCACGCATGAGCAACCCCAGCTTCGTCATACCCCCAGATCCCGAGGATAGCTTCTTGATAAGCCAAATGATTATCGCATCAAATCGGAGGTTCCCACTCGATTGTCGACACTCCGAGGTTCCTGAAGGATCGAATCGAGGTGGGGAGCACTTTGTTTGGAGATGTTCCCATTTGTCACAAGATTAGCGGCACAGAGGACTTCAACTCATTGGATCGGAGATCGCCGTCTGGGTCTGCCAAGGTCGGGATCCCGGAGTTGGAAATCAACGAGTCAGTGGAAAAATGACATAATCGCATCTCGCGACCTCAAGGCGACCGACCAAGATAATAACGTTGATCTTCAATCTAATTTTTCACTTCATCAGAGTATAAGAAGTCGCTATGTCTCCTACTAGCTTCTCCACCATGATCGCAACTCTAAATCATACAACTTGTACTTCAAGCATCGCTTTTGCCTTTTCTTCATTACGCAACACTTGACCAGCATTCACATCCAAAATGACAGTCACAAAAACAACCACCACAATCTCTCCCAACAGCAGGCTCTTCAAGCCAATCCAAGTCGGCAATGTCCAACTCGAACACCGCATGGTCATGGCCCCTCTGACCCGCTACCGCAATGACGACAACCACGTCGCAAAGCCCTTTGTAGAACGATACTACTCCGAGCGAGGTTCAGCGCCGGgcactctcatcatctcagaAGCTACTGGCGTCTCAATGCAAGACACCGGTATGCGACAAGGTCCCGCTTTCGTCACAGACGAGCAGGTCGCTGCTTGGAAAAAGGTCATCAGCGGCGTTCACGCAAACAAGTCGCTCTGGTCGCAGCAAATCTGGGGTCAAGGCCGAGCTGCTGACCCTGAGTACCAGAAGGAGCGGGGCTTCAAGTATCGCTCTTCCAGTGCTGTGCCTATTGAAGAGGGTGCTCCTGCACCTGAAGCTATGACTGAGGAAGAGATCCAAGGCTTCATCAAGGATTTTGTCGCTACTGCTCGACGAGTCATCGACGCGGGTGGTGATATGATTGAGATCCATGGTGCTCACGGCTATCTGATCGATCAGTTCACATCCGACTCCGTCAACAAGCGAACCGACAAGTGGGGAGGCTCTGTTGAGAACCGAGCgcgtcttcttctcgagatcGTCAAGGCTGTCTCAGCCGAGATTGGCTCCAAGCGCGTTGCTCTTCGCCTCTCACCATACGCTTCCTTTCAAGGAGCCGAGTCATCCGACGTCAAGGAGCAATACTCATACATCGTCAAtgaagtcaagaagcttggcccTTTGGCCTACCTCTCTCTTGTTGAAGCCCGCGGTGACCCCGCCAAGCTGCTTGCTCCCGACACCGACCCTTCAGTT harbors:
- a CDS encoding hypothetical protein (EggNog:ENOG41~MEROPS:MER0031431); translation: MSPPRRALISITSASATLFDGKETTGLFISEALHPYKVLTAAGFEVELASETGSYTPDWLSQQPDFLNGEDLAIWNDTNSEFRKKLDNMPKASELDPSKYGLFYASAGHAALIDYPTASSLQNIAAQVWASGGVVSTVCHGPAIFANLIDPTTNEPLIKGKKITGFTTEAEHTMKVMDELRSWDREMVEEVAARLGATYERAPGIWDDFHVVDGRLVTGQNPASATSTAKAAVAVFEKL